A stretch of the Sphingobacterium thalpophilum genome encodes the following:
- a CDS encoding helix-hairpin-helix domain-containing protein produces MAQAQENINPEELFESLSEELPEDTDLSEISEKWYYYLKHPIDLNKTDGTALNELQFLNPLLLQRILEHRQVSGNFIHVLELQSIEGFDARLVNLLLPFVRVGETSPLKDAKLRDFSHELIIRYGKLLEKAKGYQITDTSRSRYLGDANKYAVRYRAALKDKIRLAINMEKDAGEPFFSGKQKLGFDFYSVSLAVKKAGRINNLIVGDYALQFGQGISMWNGLSFGKGGLVQNTARQGIGAKQYTSLNETNFMRGLTATIQLQPLEITPYFSYRSIDGNVTDQDGERIIKTIAVSGLHRTPTELRYRNAAHQMTYGINILWRYNRMKIGVNVNQSQLDAIKVKGSGLRQQYDFEGDLLRNVSLYTNYTFRNLHLFGEFASSLDGGTAWLFGTIMSLHPRLSSVLLIRDYKRNFHTFYGQGFGESSNTANEQGAYIGLTYQLARKLLWSNYVDIFRFPEARYQADTSSSGADIFSQLTYMWYKKGQLSLRYRNRLKQVNYSGEGNTETGLVNTAKQQVRLEFQYKLDRVWTIRTRAEANLYQKEYEENTFGYLFYQDIFWKPSAGKIQLNSRVAYFQTDSYDNRMYAYENDVLYGSSFGMYTATGWRTYMNVRYRVGNRLDIWAKYGVYFYPGMETIGSGLDEINGGRKSEIKIQLRWQL; encoded by the coding sequence ATGGCGCAAGCACAAGAGAACATCAATCCTGAAGAGTTATTTGAAAGCTTGTCGGAAGAACTTCCTGAAGATACCGACTTAAGCGAAATCAGCGAAAAATGGTATTACTATCTAAAACATCCTATTGATCTCAATAAGACCGATGGAACAGCATTAAACGAGTTGCAGTTTCTCAACCCTTTGCTGTTGCAGCGTATCCTGGAGCATCGTCAGGTTTCCGGCAATTTTATTCACGTACTGGAACTGCAGTCGATTGAGGGCTTTGATGCGAGGTTGGTAAATCTATTGCTTCCGTTTGTCCGTGTGGGAGAAACGAGCCCACTGAAAGACGCTAAATTAAGGGATTTTTCCCATGAGCTGATAATCCGCTATGGGAAGCTTCTCGAAAAAGCAAAAGGATACCAGATCACCGATACGAGCAGGTCCCGCTACCTTGGCGATGCTAATAAATATGCGGTCCGGTACCGGGCGGCGCTTAAAGACAAGATCCGACTGGCGATCAATATGGAAAAAGATGCTGGCGAACCTTTTTTTTCGGGTAAGCAAAAATTGGGATTCGATTTCTACAGTGTGAGTTTAGCCGTAAAGAAAGCCGGCCGCATAAACAATCTCATTGTCGGAGATTATGCCCTGCAATTCGGGCAGGGTATCAGCATGTGGAACGGTCTAAGCTTCGGCAAGGGTGGGCTTGTACAGAACACCGCCCGGCAGGGCATAGGCGCCAAACAGTATACCTCACTGAATGAAACCAATTTTATGCGTGGCTTGACAGCAACTATACAGCTACAGCCATTGGAGATTACTCCTTACTTTTCTTATCGATCTATTGATGGCAATGTTACGGATCAGGATGGGGAGCGTATCATTAAGACTATCGCGGTGTCAGGATTGCACCGCACGCCTACAGAACTTCGCTACCGGAATGCTGCCCATCAGATGACTTACGGAATAAATATACTGTGGCGCTACAACCGCATGAAAATCGGTGTCAATGTCAATCAATCCCAATTGGATGCCATTAAAGTAAAAGGGAGTGGTCTAAGGCAACAATACGATTTTGAAGGAGACTTATTGCGGAATGTTTCTTTATATACAAACTATACGTTTCGCAACTTACATCTATTTGGCGAGTTCGCAAGTAGTCTCGATGGAGGGACCGCCTGGTTGTTCGGAACGATTATGAGCTTACATCCACGTCTATCCTCCGTGTTGCTGATCCGCGATTACAAGAGGAATTTCCATACGTTCTATGGACAGGGATTTGGTGAATCGAGTAATACTGCAAATGAGCAGGGCGCTTACATCGGCCTTACTTATCAGCTTGCAAGAAAACTCCTCTGGTCCAACTATGTGGACATATTCAGATTTCCCGAGGCCAGATATCAAGCAGACACAAGCTCGTCAGGAGCTGATATTTTTAGTCAGCTCACATATATGTGGTATAAAAAAGGCCAGCTTTCTCTCCGGTACCGCAACCGGCTGAAACAGGTAAATTACTCCGGAGAAGGAAATACCGAAACAGGACTGGTGAATACGGCAAAACAACAAGTGAGACTCGAATTTCAGTATAAATTGGACCGTGTATGGACCATCCGTACACGCGCAGAGGCCAATCTGTATCAAAAAGAATATGAAGAAAACACCTTCGGATACTTATTTTACCAGGACATTTTCTGGAAGCCCTCCGCTGGCAAAATTCAGCTGAATTCAAGGGTGGCGTATTTTCAGACAGACAGCTACGACAACCGCATGTATGCATACGAGAATGACGTACTTTATGGATCTAGCTTTGGCATGTATACCGCAACGGGCTGGCGGACCTACATGAACGTACGGTACCGCGTCGGTAATCGTCTAGATATATGGGCAAAATATGGGGTATACTTTTACCCGGGGATGGAGACGATCGGATCAGGGCTAGATGAGATCAATGGCGGCCGAAAATCGGAAATCAAGATACAGTTAAGGTGGCAGCTATGA
- a CDS encoding ComEC/Rec2 family competence protein, whose product MSDLSFDQTLERVPLLKIAIVYVMALLVAPLFRFDLVSFLYLKSGLQVVALLTVCCYFLGSRPLGRCYPIFYYIVILLFGVWQYWRNDPRYVKDHFSHFNLDSYVVEVNEEPKVKSDFIRFSAQVTGGYMQGNFIALKGKMMVSLRDTSKNFLQYGDKLWLQGRAKVVDPPYNPMQFDYRGYLNKSDIHHQLFLKSGQYRIVGSALPSYFDIRGMALRIRQHFLMKLYPYFSEEQYFSIAAALLYGFRSDISEDNIRAFTNTGTIHVLSVSGMHVAILFGFLSLIFKRINWRGPASWLPFLLTLLIIWSYAFIAGLDPPIARAAIMISFIVCAEHFRRSRSTFNTLIAAALLILICAPRSIMDVGFQLSFLAVLGMTLLIPIFERVIVVTSPVVRFLRDTFSISIAAQLLTTPLSLYYFGQFPTYFLFANLLVDFPSSLIMYLGFVMTVSPLEWLNHMLGDVLEYLIAVILSCLKYIERLAFSTVRYDIIDIGFLLLSYFAIFLLLYAYQWRDKKYAYLGLFCIVAMLLIDLHDRTTKIDSEQFRVYNTRNELTIAYFRHRRGLVYSTFDSLQHTALQYACGREISALTAGDQIQFIPLTNDRRKNYLISLPIGKIAVIEQRSDRLPQADLAIVRKNAVKELSILIGQIRPKLIIVDGSNSLRYVQQTKTELDSLGVSYYILKDNFAYVWNKENL is encoded by the coding sequence ATGAGTGATTTAAGTTTCGATCAAACGCTGGAGCGAGTTCCATTACTGAAGATCGCGATTGTATACGTTATGGCGCTGCTTGTGGCGCCGCTGTTTAGGTTTGATCTGGTATCCTTTTTATATCTGAAGTCTGGGCTGCAGGTCGTGGCGCTGCTGACAGTGTGCTGTTATTTTCTAGGTAGTCGACCGCTGGGACGCTGTTATCCGATATTTTATTATATCGTTATTCTACTGTTTGGAGTCTGGCAATATTGGCGTAATGACCCTCGTTATGTCAAAGATCATTTTTCGCATTTTAATCTCGATAGCTATGTCGTCGAGGTGAATGAGGAACCGAAAGTGAAATCTGACTTCATCCGGTTCTCCGCGCAAGTTACCGGTGGATATATGCAGGGCAATTTTATCGCTTTAAAGGGTAAGATGATGGTGAGCCTCCGCGACACATCCAAAAACTTTCTGCAATATGGAGACAAGCTATGGTTACAAGGCCGTGCAAAAGTTGTAGATCCCCCTTATAATCCTATGCAGTTTGATTATCGTGGCTATTTAAATAAATCGGATATCCATCATCAGCTTTTTCTGAAATCCGGACAATATAGAATTGTTGGGTCAGCTTTGCCCAGCTATTTTGATATCAGGGGAATGGCGTTGCGGATCCGCCAGCACTTTCTGATGAAGTTGTATCCTTATTTCTCCGAGGAACAGTATTTTTCAATAGCCGCAGCATTGTTGTACGGTTTCCGGAGCGATATCAGCGAAGATAATATCCGTGCGTTTACCAATACCGGCACCATTCACGTGCTGAGCGTTTCGGGTATGCATGTGGCTATACTTTTCGGATTTCTATCGCTAATTTTTAAACGGATCAACTGGCGGGGGCCAGCCTCATGGCTGCCCTTTCTACTGACTCTCTTGATTATCTGGTCTTATGCATTTATTGCTGGATTGGATCCCCCCATAGCCAGAGCGGCCATCATGATCAGTTTCATCGTATGTGCCGAACACTTTAGACGAAGCCGTTCTACGTTCAATACCTTGATAGCGGCTGCACTACTTATTCTGATCTGTGCCCCCCGTTCCATCATGGATGTTGGCTTTCAGCTCTCCTTTCTAGCCGTACTCGGTATGACCCTGCTTATTCCGATTTTCGAACGGGTCATAGTGGTCACAAGTCCTGTGGTCCGCTTTCTAAGGGACACATTCAGTATTTCCATCGCTGCCCAGCTGCTGACAACACCACTCAGTCTCTATTATTTTGGTCAGTTTCCCACCTATTTTCTATTTGCCAACCTGCTTGTCGACTTTCCGTCCAGCCTGATTATGTACCTCGGTTTCGTGATGACCGTCAGCCCATTGGAGTGGCTCAACCATATGCTGGGTGATGTTTTAGAGTATCTGATTGCGGTAATATTATCTTGTTTAAAGTATATTGAGCGCTTAGCATTTTCGACAGTAAGGTATGATATCATCGATATCGGTTTTCTACTGCTTTCCTACTTCGCTATCTTTTTGCTGCTATATGCGTATCAATGGAGAGATAAGAAATACGCTTATCTAGGCCTTTTTTGTATAGTCGCAATGCTGCTGATCGATCTCCATGATCGTACAACGAAGATCGATAGTGAACAATTTCGGGTTTATAATACCCGAAATGAGCTGACCATAGCCTACTTCAGGCACCGGAGAGGGCTGGTCTATAGTACCTTTGATTCTTTACAGCATACTGCCCTGCAATATGCTTGCGGACGGGAGATTTCTGCGCTGACAGCGGGCGATCAAATCCAGTTTATCCCTTTGACCAACGATAGGCGAAAAAATTATTTGATCTCCCTTCCTATAGGTAAAATAGCCGTTATCGAGCAGCGCAGTGATCGGCTTCCGCAGGCTGATTTGGCCATTGTCCGAAAGAACGCCGTCAAAGAGCTATCCATTCTCATTGGGCAAATCAGACCCAAACTGATTATCGTTGATGGATCCAATTCCTTGAGGTATGTACAGCAGACAAAGACTGAACTTGACAGTTTGGGTGTATCCTATTATATCTTAAAAGATAATTTTGCGTATGTTTGGAATAAGGAGAACTTATGA
- a CDS encoding RecQ family ATP-dependent DNA helicase, with translation MTLDSLSILRQYWGFESFRPLQEEIIQSVMSGKDTLALLPTGGGKSICFQVPALMKEGICIVVTPLIALMKDQVEHLQKNGIQAVAIYSGMKKREVDITLDNCVYGQIKFLYLSPERLYSDLVRERIRYMKVNLFAVDEAHCISQWGYDFRPPYLELARLRELHPDVPFLALTATATERVIADIQRKLGFPASNVFVKSFLRDNLAYMAIEEEDKMGRMVRIIHKLGGSGIVYVRNRRETLEIARILINNGISSDYYHAGLPGPERDQKQDAWMNNNIRVIVATNAFGMGIDKPDVRFVIHLDLPDSLEAYYQEAGRAGRDGKKAYPVILYQKNDEQKLLDTLQVSFPDIPFIQQSYHYLCNHFQIPYGAGAGITVDFDVVTFAKKYQLPLVPVMNALKFLERDGWLTLSEAVTIPSRFKFEIDHTELYKVQVQYAKYDKLIKAILRTYGGVFENYILINEYEFANKLGIPYAKVVELLKSLEGLEIASYLPSTDAPQLTFLQNRVDYKHLHIDHVFIRERHQVKEDQVNGMIGYIEKSHCRSQSLLLYFGEKNAGFCQVCDLCLIRNHQENQRAKIKQEVKVSLLAGPKNLHDLVGGLTVGSEKRRIEIIRELLDAEVIRLEANLYSWNTLF, from the coding sequence ATGACATTAGATAGTCTATCCATCTTAAGACAATATTGGGGATTTGAATCCTTCCGACCTTTACAGGAGGAAATCATCCAATCGGTCATGTCGGGTAAAGATACCCTGGCCCTTTTGCCAACTGGCGGGGGAAAGTCTATTTGTTTTCAGGTGCCGGCTCTGATGAAAGAAGGGATATGCATTGTTGTTACCCCACTTATTGCCCTGATGAAAGACCAGGTCGAACATCTGCAAAAAAATGGTATTCAGGCAGTGGCGATTTATTCCGGAATGAAAAAACGGGAAGTGGATATTACCTTAGACAATTGTGTCTACGGGCAGATCAAGTTTTTGTATCTTTCGCCCGAACGGCTTTATAGTGATTTGGTCAGGGAGCGTATACGTTATATGAAGGTTAATCTGTTTGCTGTTGATGAAGCACATTGCATCTCCCAATGGGGCTATGATTTCCGCCCGCCGTATCTGGAATTGGCCAGGCTCAGAGAACTGCATCCCGACGTCCCCTTCTTGGCCCTGACGGCAACAGCAACAGAGCGGGTTATTGCTGATATACAGCGCAAGCTAGGTTTTCCGGCGTCGAATGTGTTTGTCAAAAGTTTCTTGCGGGACAATTTGGCGTATATGGCAATCGAGGAGGAAGATAAGATGGGACGCATGGTGCGTATTATCCATAAGCTGGGCGGCTCTGGTATCGTTTATGTCAGAAATCGCAGAGAGACACTGGAAATCGCCCGAATATTGATCAACAATGGTATCTCGTCAGATTATTATCATGCAGGCCTGCCCGGGCCGGAACGGGACCAAAAGCAAGATGCCTGGATGAATAACAATATTCGTGTTATTGTTGCGACCAACGCCTTTGGAATGGGGATCGATAAGCCTGATGTGCGATTTGTGATCCATCTGGATCTACCTGACTCCTTAGAAGCCTATTATCAAGAGGCTGGTAGGGCAGGACGGGACGGAAAAAAAGCTTATCCGGTCATTCTCTACCAGAAAAATGATGAACAAAAATTGCTTGACACGCTGCAGGTAAGTTTTCCGGATATTCCTTTTATCCAGCAGAGTTATCATTACCTATGTAACCACTTCCAGATTCCCTATGGGGCTGGAGCAGGGATTACCGTGGATTTTGATGTAGTTACATTTGCGAAGAAGTATCAGCTGCCGTTGGTTCCGGTAATGAACGCGCTGAAGTTTCTGGAACGTGATGGCTGGCTCACGTTGTCCGAAGCAGTAACAATACCTTCACGGTTTAAATTTGAAATAGATCATACCGAACTGTACAAGGTGCAGGTACAATATGCAAAATATGATAAATTGATCAAGGCAATTTTGCGTACCTATGGTGGTGTATTTGAAAATTATATTCTGATCAATGAATATGAGTTTGCCAACAAGCTGGGGATACCTTATGCAAAGGTTGTCGAACTGTTAAAGTCCTTGGAAGGATTGGAGATAGCAAGCTATCTGCCGTCTACTGACGCTCCACAGCTAACTTTTTTACAGAATCGCGTTGACTATAAACACTTGCATATCGATCATGTTTTTATCCGCGAACGCCATCAGGTAAAAGAAGATCAGGTCAATGGAATGATTGGTTATATCGAAAAGTCACATTGCCGTAGTCAGTCTTTGCTGCTTTATTTCGGAGAAAAGAATGCAGGATTTTGTCAGGTCTGTGACCTGTGCCTGATTCGGAATCATCAGGAAAACCAGCGAGCAAAAATCAAGCAAGAAGTTAAAGTCAGCTTATTGGCCGGACCCAAAAACCTGCATGATCTTGTCGGTGGTCTGACGGTTGGCTCGGAAAAAAGAAGAATAGAGATTATTCGTGAGCTACTTGACGCTGAGGTCATCCGTCTGGAGGCAAATCTCTATTCCTGGAACACCTTATTCTGA
- a CDS encoding sulfurtransferase, with protein sequence MSFKSALISPAELQEALTKNDHLILLDCTIDKVGQSLKDAPLELLPNSLFFDIEGKFSDPASKLPHTLVSEQVFQRGVRALGVDQDSTVVLYDRWGIYSSPRGWWMFKVMGFNQVYILNGGLPAWKEAKYPLVNSYQENIKNGNFEAHFQKNLYADKEYILAHYRSSEVSIFDARSKGRFNGLVAEPRKGLNGGHIPHSRNLPFEEVLDGVCYKDVAELKRQFEHFNTMEKEHVFTCGSGITASILAFACYLSGQHNIRVYDGSWSEWGREELNLPTEK encoded by the coding sequence ATGTCATTCAAATCAGCCTTAATTAGCCCTGCGGAACTTCAGGAGGCACTAACAAAAAACGACCACCTCATCCTACTCGACTGCACGATCGATAAGGTTGGCCAATCGTTAAAAGATGCTCCATTAGAATTACTTCCCAATTCACTATTTTTCGACATTGAAGGAAAATTTTCCGATCCTGCCTCTAAATTGCCACATACTTTGGTTTCCGAACAGGTTTTTCAACGCGGTGTGCGAGCCCTAGGCGTTGATCAAGATAGCACAGTGGTTTTATACGACCGATGGGGTATCTATTCCAGTCCAAGAGGCTGGTGGATGTTTAAGGTAATGGGATTCAATCAGGTATATATTCTAAACGGTGGTCTTCCTGCCTGGAAAGAAGCAAAGTATCCATTGGTAAATAGCTATCAAGAGAACATCAAAAACGGTAATTTTGAAGCGCATTTTCAAAAAAACTTATATGCCGATAAAGAGTACATTTTAGCACATTATAGATCATCGGAAGTCAGTATCTTCGATGCCCGCAGCAAAGGACGCTTTAATGGTTTAGTAGCTGAGCCGCGTAAGGGGCTTAATGGTGGGCATATCCCCCATTCCAGAAACCTACCCTTTGAAGAAGTACTTGACGGTGTTTGCTATAAGGATGTCGCTGAATTAAAACGACAATTCGAGCATTTTAATACAATGGAAAAAGAACATGTGTTCACCTGTGGCTCTGGGATCACCGCCTCCATACTGGCTTTCGCCTGCTATCTTTCGGGGCAGCACAACATTCGCGTTTACGATGGATCATGGTCTGAATGGGGCCGTGAGGAACTAAACCTTCCTACAGAAAAATAA
- the rpsA gene encoding 30S ribosomal protein S1 — protein sequence MAKKQEAEKELAAKNAELQGADTKVVKDTEKIESEADSNLIDEIKSNTWITPEGEFDWDANDKGFGNYSEAERAKLEAQYADTFNQVNQGEIIEGTVVSINNKDVVLNVGFKSDGLVSLSEFRDLPELKVGDKVDVFVESQEDANGQLVLSRKRAKTQKSWEAINEALENDAIITGFVKSRTKGGLIVDIKGVEAFLPGSQIDIKPIRDYDVYVGKTMEFKVVKINHEFKNVVVSHKVLIENDLENQKSEIVAKLEKGQVLEGTVKNITDFGVFIDLGGVDGLLHITDISWGRIEHPKEVLSLDQTINVVVLDFDDEKKRIALGLKQLSEHPWESLDTALEVGSKVKGKIVTVADYGAFLEIIPGVEGLIHVSEMSWSQNLRSPQEFLKVGDEIEAQILTLDRDERKMSLGIKQLTPDPWKNITERYPVGSKQTAVVKNMTNFGVFVELEEGIDGLIHISDLSWSKKINHPNEFTKVGETLDVVVLELDEENRKLSLGHKQLEENPWDTFETIFTEGSIHEGTVIKVGDKGDIVALQYGVEGFCPSKHSVKEDGSSLKVDEVASFKIIEFNKENKRLVISHSRIWEEEKEEARKEESNNRKKDAKAESSAVKKVKDSVEKSTLGDLDVLAQLKEQMENDKNAK from the coding sequence ATGGCAAAAAAACAAGAAGCAGAAAAAGAATTAGCAGCGAAAAACGCGGAGCTACAAGGTGCTGACACTAAAGTAGTGAAAGACACTGAAAAAATTGAATCAGAAGCTGATTCAAACTTAATCGACGAAATCAAATCAAACACTTGGATCACACCGGAAGGTGAATTTGACTGGGATGCGAATGATAAAGGTTTCGGAAATTATAGCGAAGCTGAACGCGCTAAACTTGAAGCACAATACGCTGATACTTTCAACCAGGTTAATCAAGGTGAAATTATCGAAGGTACTGTAGTTTCTATCAACAACAAAGACGTTGTCTTAAATGTTGGTTTCAAATCTGACGGTTTAGTCTCTTTATCAGAATTCCGTGACTTACCAGAATTAAAAGTTGGTGACAAAGTTGACGTATTTGTTGAATCTCAAGAAGATGCTAACGGTCAATTAGTACTTTCTCGTAAACGTGCTAAAACTCAAAAATCTTGGGAAGCTATCAATGAAGCATTGGAAAACGATGCTATCATTACTGGTTTCGTTAAGAGCCGTACTAAAGGTGGTCTTATCGTTGACATCAAAGGTGTTGAAGCATTCTTACCTGGATCTCAAATCGATATCAAACCTATCCGTGACTACGATGTATACGTAGGTAAAACAATGGAATTCAAAGTTGTTAAAATCAACCACGAATTCAAAAACGTTGTTGTATCACACAAAGTATTAATCGAAAACGACTTAGAAAACCAAAAATCTGAGATCGTAGCTAAATTAGAAAAAGGTCAAGTATTAGAAGGAACAGTTAAAAATATCACTGACTTCGGTGTGTTCATCGACTTGGGTGGTGTTGACGGTTTGTTACATATCACAGATATCTCTTGGGGCCGTATCGAGCATCCAAAAGAAGTTTTGTCTCTAGATCAAACAATCAACGTTGTTGTATTAGACTTTGATGATGAGAAGAAACGTATCGCTTTAGGCTTGAAACAATTGTCTGAGCATCCTTGGGAATCTTTAGATACCGCGTTGGAAGTTGGTTCTAAAGTTAAAGGTAAAATCGTAACAGTTGCTGATTACGGTGCTTTCCTAGAAATCATCCCTGGTGTTGAAGGTCTGATCCACGTTTCAGAAATGTCTTGGTCACAAAACCTACGTTCTCCTCAAGAGTTCTTGAAAGTGGGTGATGAGATCGAAGCTCAAATCTTAACTTTGGACCGTGATGAGCGTAAAATGAGCTTAGGTATCAAACAATTGACTCCAGATCCTTGGAAAAATATTACTGAGCGTTACCCTGTAGGTTCTAAACAAACTGCTGTAGTTAAGAATATGACTAACTTCGGTGTATTTGTTGAACTAGAAGAAGGTATCGACGGTCTGATCCACATCTCTGATTTATCTTGGTCTAAGAAAATCAATCACCCGAACGAATTTACTAAAGTTGGTGAAACATTAGACGTCGTTGTTTTAGAGCTAGACGAAGAAAACCGCAAATTATCTTTAGGTCACAAACAATTGGAAGAAAACCCTTGGGATACTTTCGAAACAATCTTTACTGAAGGTTCTATCCACGAAGGTACTGTGATCAAAGTGGGTGATAAAGGTGACATCGTAGCTTTACAGTATGGTGTTGAAGGTTTCTGTCCTTCTAAACACTCAGTTAAAGAAGACGGTTCTTCATTGAAAGTTGATGAAGTTGCTTCATTCAAAATCATCGAATTCAACAAAGAAAACAAACGTCTAGTAATCTCTCACTCTCGTATCTGGGAAGAAGAGAAAGAAGAAGCTCGCAAAGAAGAGTCCAACAATCGTAAAAAAGACGCTAAAGCTGAATCTTCAGCTGTGAAAAAAGTAAAAGATTCTGTTGAAAAATCTACTTTAGGCGACTTAGACGTGTTAGCTCAATTGAAAGAGCAAATGGAAAATGATAAAAACGCTAAGTAA
- a CDS encoding YihY/virulence factor BrkB family protein encodes MGKFHQWLLRFEPYFRLIEWSKHIILPGFGSLPLYTVAVFFFQELSRDSIVSKASSLSYSFLLAIFPGIIFLFTLIPYIPIDNFQEQLLDFLAVVIPKNAFLVVETTLEDIIKNQNGGLLSFGFLFATYFATNGMASLMNAFNKASLMTEKRPWARKRVIALALAFLIIFALTVGMTIFTIAGITIDYLKETTGIKSSMWAILLKIARWMIIFAIYFFTVSCIYKFGPSTSNRWKLFSPGASMATILAILTFSIFTFYINHFGAYNKLYGSIGTLIVIMLWIYLNTLILLLGYELNAAIALSKQTIVIAKPRIFNSFKKDAR; translated from the coding sequence ATGGGGAAATTTCACCAATGGCTATTAAGATTTGAACCTTATTTTAGACTGATCGAATGGAGTAAGCACATCATACTGCCGGGATTTGGATCACTCCCCTTATACACCGTTGCGGTATTTTTTTTTCAGGAGCTTTCCAGAGACTCTATCGTGAGCAAGGCATCTTCCTTATCTTATAGTTTTTTGCTGGCTATATTCCCCGGTATTATTTTTCTGTTTACTTTGATTCCCTATATTCCAATCGACAACTTTCAGGAGCAGCTACTGGATTTTCTCGCAGTAGTAATCCCGAAAAATGCGTTCCTTGTCGTCGAGACCACATTGGAAGATATTATCAAAAACCAGAATGGTGGGTTACTTTCCTTTGGTTTTTTGTTTGCAACATATTTTGCCACCAACGGAATGGCTTCATTGATGAATGCCTTTAACAAGGCTTCTTTAATGACAGAAAAAAGACCGTGGGCAAGAAAACGTGTCATTGCCTTGGCCCTGGCCTTCCTGATTATCTTTGCGCTGACTGTGGGCATGACCATATTCACTATTGCTGGTATCACCATCGACTACCTGAAGGAAACGACAGGTATCAAATCCAGCATGTGGGCTATATTATTAAAAATCGCGCGCTGGATGATCATTTTCGCCATTTATTTTTTTACGGTAAGCTGCATCTATAAATTTGGTCCATCTACCTCCAACAGATGGAAGTTATTTAGTCCGGGAGCATCCATGGCAACTATCCTCGCCATTCTGACATTCTCCATATTTACTTTTTATATCAACCACTTTGGCGCATATAATAAATTGTACGGGTCTATCGGGACTTTGATTGTGATCATGCTCTGGATCTATTTAAACACACTTATCTTATTACTGGGATATGAATTAAATGCTGCCATTGCCCTCTCCAAACAAACCATAGTCATCGCCAAACCTCGGATTTTCAACTCATTCAAGAAAGATGCACGCTAA
- a CDS encoding acyl-CoA thioesterase, whose product MFVFDHQIRVRYAETDQMGYVYYGNYAAFYEIARTEMLRSTGISYKELEEMGVMLPVTEMKTKYLKPGKYDDLITIRVTIRKKPAVRIVFEYELFNESGELLNQGETTLVFVNMEKNKPCMPPQVFLDKMSKYFN is encoded by the coding sequence ATGTTTGTATTTGATCATCAGATTCGTGTGCGCTATGCTGAGACGGACCAAATGGGTTATGTCTATTATGGGAATTATGCTGCATTTTACGAAATTGCACGGACCGAAATGCTCAGGAGCACAGGCATATCCTATAAAGAGCTGGAAGAGATGGGCGTCATGCTTCCTGTCACGGAGATGAAAACAAAATATCTCAAGCCGGGAAAGTACGACGACCTGATTACAATACGAGTTACGATACGCAAAAAGCCTGCTGTACGCATTGTTTTTGAATATGAGCTTTTCAATGAGAGCGGTGAACTGCTCAACCAGGGGGAGACTACACTGGTATTTGTGAATATGGAGAAAAACAAACCCTGTATGCCACCACAGGTCTTCCTCGATAAAATGAGTAAATATTTTAATTGA